DNA from Leptospira bandrabouensis:
GAGTCTTTGTATATCCTGCGGAATTTGTACAGTTTATTGTCCTTCTGGAATTGATATTCGAAAAAGAATTGAAGGAGTTTTGGTTTAACCATCGTTAAATTATGTTAAAGAACCTTTATATTCTTTCTGAAAATAGTTGGGGAATTAAATCTTCTGAGATCTTTGCGGATTTCTTTTATTTTCTAACCTTGATGGGATTTCTTGGTTTTGCACTTGCCCATGTTTTCCCAATTCCATTTTTACCAATAGCCGTTGGATCTTTCATTACACTTTTGTATTTAGGACTTTGTATTCGTGCAAACCAGTCTCCGTATTGGCTTGGTTTACTTTCTCAATTGTTGATTGTTTTTTTGATTTTGCCAGTGACTTGGTTACATCCTGTGTTGTTACCTGTTGCATTCGTATTTGCTTTGGTGGTTCATTACCTTCTAAGTCAGCAGTATTCTTTAAGAGTACCGATTTTTACTTTAGTTCTTCTTTTTGTTTTAATCTGGGATAGTGTATTTTCCTTACTTGGTTATTCTTTTCGAACCCCAGTTGAACTTGTTTCTTGGACAGGAATTCCTTTCGAGTCTTCACTGCTTCCAATGACCTTACCTTTGTTTTCTGTTCAACCATTCCATGGACTTACTTTTTTATCATTCTTCGATACTTTGGGAATTTTTGCTTTGGTAGGAATCGCATGGGTTGCCTTTCGAAGGACAGTTTTACTTGGCTTTTTTTTGGGTTGGATTTTATTGTTTTCAGTTTGGGGGATTGGCTCAGGCCAACTTAACTTTAACTGGATTCTCTCTTTTGCTTCCCTTACATTCTTTTTGCATTTGAGTCCGGGACGGAATTTTTACGGATCCTACTATGTTTCCTTACTTAGTTTTGTCATTTTACTTCCCATCTCGTTTTTTTTGGGTAAAATGGGACTCAGTGCTGTTTTGGTATTGGTTGTTTTTTTTCTGTTAGAAGGCCTCTTTGTCAGGGTTTTTCTTGGAAAATAAGTCGATCTTGAAAAGGTGGGAGTAAGTTAACCGTATGAATCAACTTCTGGAGATTCTGGACCCTAAAAATATCATTTTTGATTTCAAAGCTTCTACAAAAGAAGATGCGATTCGAAAGATGATATCTCATATGGTCGCCACACAATCGTTAGATCCTGTCCATGAAGAGGAAACTGTTTCTTCTTTAATGAACAGAGAAAAATCTATGTCAACTGGCATTGGTAGTGGTGTCGCGATTCCTCATTGTTCTGTTCACTATTTAAATGAATTAAAATGTGCTATGGCAATTGCACCTCAAGGTATCGACTTTGATGCTTTGGATCATGGTTTAGTGCAAATATTTATCATGCTCATTGTTCCTAAAAATAAGTTTCAAGATCATATTAAGACATTGGCACTAATTGCAAAAACTCTCAATATCCCAGAAGAACGAGAGAAACTCATTAAAGCCAAGAATTTCGAAGAAATCCAAAAGGCATTCCTTTCGAAAAGTTAATCCAGTGAAGTCGGAAGTTTTCCGTTTTCTTTATTTTTTGTTACTGTTATCCTGCATCAGTAGTTTTGTATCAGAGTTTCACACAAAAGATAAATCATATTTGTATGCTGATGTTGGGATGACGGCCACTGCCACACAAGAAAAGGATTTTTTGTCTACCTACCTTCAGTTTTGGAAATCTTTAATTTTTGAATCGGGAGGCAAAACTGAAAATGGTGAGGAAGTATATTCTCATATTGCCAATCGTTTTCTTTCTACCTTTCATTTAGCGATCTTTAGTCTACTATTTGGATCCATTTTTGCGTTTGGACTTTCACTTTGTGCCACTTACTTTCGTTCTCGTCTTTTCTACGACCTAGTTTCGTTTAGTGCTAACCTAATTTTATCTACTCCTATCTTTATCGTCGCCATTCTTTTGTTAATTGTGTTTTTCTATCGATTGGAGGTTTTTCCTC
Protein-coding regions in this window:
- a CDS encoding PTS sugar transporter subunit IIA, whose amino-acid sequence is MNQLLEILDPKNIIFDFKASTKEDAIRKMISHMVATQSLDPVHEEETVSSLMNREKSMSTGIGSGVAIPHCSVHYLNELKCAMAIAPQGIDFDALDHGLVQIFIMLIVPKNKFQDHIKTLALIAKTLNIPEEREKLIKAKNFEEIQKAFLSKS
- a CDS encoding ABC transporter permease gives rise to the protein MKSEVFRFLYFLLLLSCISSFVSEFHTKDKSYLYADVGMTATATQEKDFLSTYLQFWKSLIFESGGKTENGEEVYSHIANRFLSTFHLAIFSLLFGSIFAFGLSLCATYFRSRLFYDLVSFSANLILSTPIFIVAILLLIVFFYRLEVFPPGGYEPGNTYYVVLPGIALGSRIYARMSLYLLPEIRKEADSKYVQLLQTRSYPWSHIVGKEIFLKVLPVALILLVLDFGSLLSGAMVVEEIFFFPGIGKTLYYSIKSMDTKLLATLLMYSGILFYVLNRIGFYLQRFFSGGV